In the genome of Ignavibacteria bacterium, one region contains:
- the ettA gene encoding energy-dependent translational throttle protein EttA produces the protein MADNKIIFSMVGVSKTFPPNKTVLKNIYLSFFYGAKIGIIGLNGSGKSTLLKIIAGKETNFQGEVHFTKEYSIGLLEQEPDLDDTKTVREIVEEGAGDVISLLKEYEEVNNKFAEPMSDDEMTKLIERQGELTELIEMKGGWEIDSKLERAMDALRTPEGDKLIKHLSGGERRRVALCRLLLQEPDILLLDEPTNHLDAESVDWLEQHLKQYKGTVIAITHDRYFLDNVAGWILELDRGEGIPWEGNYSSWLEQKSNRLAMEEKQESKRKKTLERELDWVRMSPKARHAKSKARLSAYDKLLNEDTKQKEEKLEIFIPNGPRLGSKVIEANNVSKAFDDKLLFENLSFSLPPNGIVGIIGPNGAGKTTLFRMILGTEKTDSGNFELGDTVQLSYVDQQHEEIDPEKTVWEVISGGNEVIELGGKQMNSRAYVARFNFSGADQGKTVAMLSGGERNRLHLAMTLKSQANVLLLDEPTNDIDVNTLRALEEGLESFAGCAVIISHDRWFLDRVATHILAFEGDSQVYYFEGGYTEYEENRKKRLGDDVPHRIRYKKLVE, from the coding sequence ATGGCAGATAATAAGATTATATTCTCGATGGTTGGCGTATCGAAAACGTTCCCTCCAAATAAGACAGTACTAAAAAACATTTACTTATCATTTTTCTACGGTGCAAAAATCGGCATCATAGGTCTCAACGGTTCAGGAAAATCAACACTTCTCAAAATAATCGCCGGAAAAGAGACTAACTTTCAGGGCGAAGTTCATTTTACAAAAGAATATTCAATCGGCTTGCTCGAGCAGGAACCGGATTTAGATGATACTAAAACTGTTCGCGAAATCGTCGAGGAAGGTGCAGGCGATGTTATTTCACTTCTCAAAGAATATGAGGAGGTAAATAACAAATTCGCCGAGCCGATGTCAGATGATGAAATGACAAAACTTATTGAACGACAGGGCGAGCTTACAGAGCTTATTGAAATGAAAGGCGGATGGGAAATCGATTCGAAGCTTGAGCGCGCAATGGATGCTCTCAGAACTCCCGAAGGTGATAAGTTAATTAAACATCTATCAGGAGGCGAACGCAGAAGAGTTGCTTTATGCAGATTGCTTTTGCAAGAACCGGATATTCTTCTACTCGATGAACCGACAAACCATCTTGATGCTGAATCGGTTGATTGGCTCGAACAGCACTTGAAGCAATACAAAGGAACAGTAATCGCGATTACTCACGATAGATATTTCTTAGATAATGTTGCTGGATGGATTCTTGAGCTCGACAGAGGCGAAGGAATTCCATGGGAAGGTAATTATTCTTCATGGCTTGAACAAAAGTCAAATCGTCTTGCAATGGAAGAAAAACAGGAGTCCAAACGAAAGAAAACTCTTGAACGCGAGCTTGACTGGGTGCGTATGTCTCCTAAAGCACGTCACGCAAAATCAAAAGCACGATTAAGTGCATATGATAAATTGCTCAATGAAGACACAAAGCAAAAAGAAGAAAAGCTTGAAATATTCATCCCGAATGGTCCGCGTCTCGGAAGCAAAGTAATTGAAGCTAACAATGTCTCCAAAGCATTTGATGATAAATTATTATTCGAGAATTTAAGCTTTTCGCTTCCTCCGAACGGAATTGTGGGAATCATCGGACCAAACGGCGCAGGTAAAACTACTCTTTTTAGAATGATTCTCGGAACCGAAAAAACCGACAGCGGAAATTTTGAGCTTGGCGATACGGTTCAGCTTAGCTATGTTGACCAGCAGCACGAGGAAATCGACCCTGAAAAAACCGTTTGGGAAGTTATATCAGGCGGTAACGAAGTAATTGAATTAGGCGGCAAGCAAATGAACTCACGCGCATATGTAGCGAGATTTAATTTCAGCGGCGCAGACCAGGGCAAAACCGTTGCAATGCTTTCGGGCGGTGAACGAAACCGCTTGCATCTTGCAATGACTTTGAAATCTCAGGCAAACGTTCTACTTCTTGATGAACCGACAAACGATATAGACGTGAACACTCTTCGCGCGCTTGAAGAAGGTCTCGAAAGCTTTGCCGGCTGCGCTGTTATCATTTCGCACGACAGATGGTTTCTCGATAGAGTTGCTACTCATATTCTTGCATTTGAAGGTGATTCACAAGTTTATTATTTTGAAGGCGGATATACCGAGTACGAGGAGAATAGGAAAAAACGTCTCGGGGATGATGTGCCGCATAGAATAAGATATAAAAAGCTTGTGGAATAA
- a CDS encoding ComF family protein, whose protein sequence is MLRGLVSDIRDFIFPDVSIFSEEKIHIENSNRYILNSEFENLEKVITEDLAKLKSRVNADYVLSFYEFKADNEVQKLIHSIKYAGMKNLGFYFGNYVGKSVKEYLDNNKIKIDFIIPVPLHNAKMRERGFNQSDYISSGISAATGIPIEKNTVIRVKNTRSQTKLKLEARLKNVKNAFTFEKNKQNFLRSKNIMLVDDIITTGSTVNEIISLLKKHNTGEITVCSLAIAED, encoded by the coding sequence ATGCTCAGGGGTTTAGTTTCCGACATAAGAGATTTTATTTTTCCTGACGTGTCGATTTTTTCGGAAGAAAAAATTCATATCGAAAATTCAAACCGCTATATTTTAAATTCCGAATTCGAGAATTTAGAAAAAGTAATAACGGAAGATTTAGCCAAACTTAAATCCAGAGTAAATGCCGATTATGTCCTGAGTTTTTATGAGTTCAAAGCCGATAACGAGGTTCAAAAATTAATTCACAGTATTAAGTATGCCGGAATGAAAAATCTTGGATTCTATTTTGGTAATTATGTAGGGAAATCGGTCAAAGAATATCTTGATAATAATAAAATCAAAATAGATTTTATCATTCCTGTGCCGCTGCATAATGCTAAAATGCGCGAGAGAGGTTTCAATCAATCCGATTATATTTCTTCGGGAATAAGCGCCGCAACCGGAATACCCATTGAGAAAAATACCGTAATAAGAGTCAAAAACACACGCTCACAAACAAAGCTAAAGCTTGAGGCACGATTAAAGAATGTTAAAAATGCTTTTACATTTGAAAAAAATAAGCAAAATTTTTTGCGCTCTAAAAATATTATGCTTGTTGATGATATAATTACAACAGGCTCAACAGTGAACGAAATAATTTCTTTATTAAAAAAACATAATACGGGGGAAATCACAGTTTGCTCTCTGGCAATAGCTGAGGATTAA
- a CDS encoding tetratricopeptide repeat-containing sensor histidine kinase: MKEIAGVKRTPEYMEKYGALVRRADEARGVNPEEFKKVADEFMDAAKKSGDVDVRIEAEYLLADYYWQKNDFKESIDLITKTKSLAFKNKRFHWVASCNNLLGINYINKGDYETAINHLVDALNFYLKVNDRRGLIGSYGNLGTAYYFLDDYPTALDFFIKSVNYSKDADSGNSGATALMNIGNINFRNEDYNQAIDYYTQALQKSSLDNNKIGIANCLNNIGICYKMMNQMGFAVKYLKDALDIGVEISNLKIQSVAIFNLGFIELTAQNYKVAKEYFEKGLSIAESKEDKYNMVEGYFALGSYFKDPEINDTENALIYFKKAFELAVEIKAMNILSKIEVALSEIFESKEDYKTSLEYYKRYHNTKEKMFNETSDKKLKSLQTLYKVESALKETESLRNKNAELDKLNEDLTYANNRLHKLNLDKTEFMNIAAHDLKNPLLGIKGVAELLRFDEDLAKDEFDSYLDMIIFSSGNMFQIIKNILNVNLIEEGKIDFHSEKFDVAELINKLIISYNLPASNKSININFENKLTEKILQSDRHLIYQVFDNLISNALKYSPHNSLVNVNVYNDKSSTRLVFEVEDKGPGFSEEDKTKIFGKFSKLSAQPTGGEQSSGLGLFIVNKLLNILNGDITLESEKGKGSKFIVTIPLSHN; this comes from the coding sequence ATGAAAGAAATTGCAGGCGTTAAAAGAACTCCGGAATACATGGAAAAATATGGCGCATTGGTAAGGCGCGCCGATGAAGCAAGAGGCGTCAATCCGGAAGAATTTAAAAAAGTTGCCGATGAGTTTATGGATGCTGCAAAAAAATCAGGGGATGTGGATGTTCGAATTGAGGCGGAGTATCTCCTTGCTGATTATTATTGGCAGAAAAATGATTTTAAAGAATCCATAGATTTAATAACAAAAACCAAATCATTAGCTTTCAAAAATAAAAGATTCCATTGGGTCGCTTCTTGCAATAATCTTCTTGGTATTAATTATATCAACAAGGGAGATTATGAAACGGCAATAAATCATCTTGTCGATGCATTGAACTTTTATTTAAAAGTGAATGACAGACGCGGTCTTATCGGTTCATACGGAAATCTCGGCACAGCATATTATTTTCTTGATGACTATCCAACTGCTCTCGATTTTTTCATTAAAAGTGTAAATTACAGCAAGGATGCCGATAGCGGAAATTCCGGAGCTACTGCTCTTATGAATATCGGAAATATAAACTTCCGTAATGAAGATTATAATCAGGCAATCGATTACTATACACAAGCGCTTCAAAAAAGCAGTCTTGATAACAATAAAATCGGAATAGCTAACTGCTTGAACAACATCGGTATTTGTTATAAAATGATGAATCAGATGGGATTTGCGGTCAAGTATCTTAAAGATGCATTGGACATAGGAGTTGAAATAAGTAATCTGAAAATACAATCTGTTGCCATTTTTAATTTAGGATTTATCGAGCTGACGGCTCAAAATTATAAAGTTGCGAAAGAATATTTTGAAAAAGGTCTTTCAATTGCCGAAAGCAAAGAAGACAAGTACAACATGGTTGAAGGATATTTTGCTTTGGGTAGTTATTTTAAAGATCCCGAAATAAATGACACTGAAAATGCCCTTATTTATTTCAAAAAAGCTTTTGAGCTTGCGGTTGAAATAAAAGCAATGAACATTCTGTCAAAAATTGAAGTTGCCTTGTCGGAAATTTTTGAATCTAAGGAGGATTATAAAACATCTCTGGAATATTACAAACGTTATCATAATACAAAAGAAAAAATGTTTAATGAGACTTCTGATAAAAAATTAAAAAGTCTCCAGACACTATATAAAGTAGAATCTGCCCTCAAAGAAACTGAAAGTTTGAGAAATAAAAATGCTGAGCTTGATAAACTGAATGAAGACCTGACATATGCAAACAACCGTCTTCATAAGCTCAATCTTGACAAGACCGAGTTTATGAACATTGCTGCTCACGATTTGAAAAATCCCCTGCTTGGTATTAAGGGTGTTGCCGAGCTTCTTAGATTTGATGAAGATTTGGCTAAAGATGAATTTGACAGCTATCTCGACATGATAATTTTTTCATCCGGAAATATGTTCCAGATAATTAAGAATATCCTTAACGTCAATCTTATTGAAGAAGGTAAAATAGATTTTCATTCTGAAAAATTCGATGTAGCTGAATTAATTAATAAGCTCATAATTTCATATAACCTTCCCGCTTCAAATAAAAGCATTAATATAAATTTTGAAAATAAGCTGACGGAAAAAATTCTTCAATCCGACAGGCATCTCATTTATCAGGTGTTCGATAACCTGATTTCAAATGCTTTAAAATATTCTCCTCATAATAGCTTGGTTAATGTAAATGTTTATAATGATAAAAGCAGCACGCGTCTGGTATTTGAAGTTGAAGATAAAGGACCCGGTTTCTCAGAAGAAGATAAAACCAAAATATTCGGAAAGTTTTCAAAATTATCCGCTCAACCGACCGGTGGTGAGCAATCATCAGGACTGGGATTGTTCATAGTTAATAAATTATTGAATATTTTAAACGGCGACATAACATTGGAAAGCGAAAAAGGAAAGGGAAGCAAATTTATTGTAACTATTCCTTTAAGTCATAACTAA
- a CDS encoding aminotransferase class V-fold PLP-dependent enzyme, with translation MTISPPSSEENEKIKSLFENIKSVSQARELFPVTKTCIYIDSAHYSQYSLETYRRLTNFIHEFTFTNKNLSLFNFRLAEQLRGICAELINADKDETIITTSATHGLNIFVNGLDLQKGDKVAFADSEFPAVVYPWLNQEKLKGVECVYIPSKNGVIKFEDIESILRNNKIKALTISSVEFLGYRNNIEKIGKLCKETGTLFVVDAIQSMGIIPLDVKKIPEIDFLAAGAQKWLQAPSGIGFAYIPKRNRKLIHPSFIGTMSIKYDFKNFLDYKLNFADDGQAYENSTLNCLGMIGLQSTIELFMKLGVENIFEHITNLLNIFIANIKDTNFNIESSLEPEHRSNILIFSHSDMSKNEFVQKELEKKNIFIALREGFLRISPHIFNNEEDILTLCKELKKF, from the coding sequence ATGACAATTTCACCTCCTTCCTCTGAAGAAAATGAAAAGATTAAATCATTATTTGAAAATATTAAATCCGTATCACAGGCAAGGGAGCTTTTTCCTGTAACGAAAACCTGTATTTACATTGACAGCGCTCATTATTCGCAATACTCACTCGAGACATACCGCAGATTAACCAATTTCATTCACGAATTTACCTTTACAAATAAAAATTTAAGCTTATTTAATTTTCGTTTAGCAGAACAGCTGCGTGGAATATGTGCGGAATTAATAAATGCCGATAAAGATGAGACGATAATCACAACAAGTGCAACGCACGGATTAAATATTTTTGTGAACGGACTTGATTTGCAAAAAGGTGACAAAGTTGCGTTTGCGGATTCTGAGTTTCCTGCTGTTGTTTACCCCTGGTTGAATCAGGAAAAATTGAAAGGTGTTGAGTGTGTTTATATACCATCAAAAAACGGCGTCATAAAATTTGAAGACATAGAAAGCATTTTAAGAAATAATAAAATAAAAGCTCTGACTATTTCATCGGTTGAGTTTTTAGGTTATCGAAACAACATAGAAAAAATAGGAAAGTTATGCAAAGAAACAGGAACGTTGTTTGTCGTTGACGCAATTCAGTCAATGGGAATTATTCCTCTCGATGTGAAAAAAATTCCTGAGATAGATTTTCTTGCCGCAGGAGCGCAGAAGTGGCTGCAAGCACCTTCGGGAATCGGTTTTGCTTACATTCCGAAGCGCAACAGGAAATTAATTCATCCTTCCTTTATCGGGACAATGAGCATTAAATATGATTTCAAAAACTTTTTGGATTACAAATTAAACTTTGCAGATGACGGTCAGGCGTATGAAAACTCAACATTGAATTGTCTGGGAATGATTGGATTGCAAAGCACAATAGAATTATTTATGAAGCTCGGTGTGGAAAATATCTTTGAACATATCACTAATCTTCTAAATATATTTATCGCAAACATAAAGGATACGAATTTTAATATTGAATCAAGCCTTGAACCGGAACACAGGTCGAATATTTTAATATTCAGTCATTCAGACATGAGTAAAAATGAGTTTGTGCAGAAAGAGCTTGAGAAGAAAAACATTTTTATTGCTTTAAGAGAAGGATTTTTGAGAATCTCTCCACATATTTTCAATAATGAAGAAGATATTTTAACTTTATGTAAGGAATTGAAGAAGTTTTAG
- a CDS encoding transglycosylase SLT domain-containing protein has protein sequence MNSIPKNPVEKIDLNLKNTESEKIITPSFSEQNQTRTEENGFNSSKNKYFVETLFNNWDGLFELFAFNPAYVQESKRMDAQKLESLNESISKTKTDFKPGNLGNVEKLADEYGEIIKREANFYKLDWRLILAMIRQESYFNSDAVSHAGAIGFMQIMPRTGAGIQMDLNLEETKTPENNLIAGIYYYATMVANFEFAGEDKYKFALAAYNAGLGRVIDAMTITAYQGLDYNKWENVKENYKYLASGNDSIHAAVWPKSQRPPYGILNNWKEPYNYVESISYYYDQYKNMFASNLKEQPKKKSKKKKSK, from the coding sequence TTGAATTCAATTCCTAAGAATCCTGTCGAAAAAATTGACCTTAATCTTAAAAATACCGAATCCGAGAAAATTATAACTCCGTCATTCAGCGAACAAAATCAAACCCGTACTGAGGAAAACGGTTTTAACTCTTCAAAGAATAAATATTTTGTTGAGACTTTGTTTAATAACTGGGATGGATTGTTTGAGTTGTTTGCATTTAATCCTGCGTATGTTCAGGAATCAAAAAGAATGGATGCGCAGAAGCTTGAGTCATTGAATGAAAGCATCAGCAAAACAAAAACCGATTTCAAGCCGGGTAATTTGGGAAACGTAGAAAAACTTGCCGATGAATACGGAGAGATAATAAAACGCGAAGCTAATTTTTATAAGCTTGACTGGCGGTTGATTCTTGCAATGATAAGACAGGAATCGTATTTTAATTCGGATGCGGTTTCTCATGCAGGCGCAATCGGGTTTATGCAGATAATGCCCAGAACGGGAGCGGGAATTCAGATGGATTTAAATTTAGAGGAAACTAAAACTCCCGAGAATAATTTGATTGCAGGAATTTATTATTACGCAACGATGGTTGCGAATTTTGAATTTGCCGGTGAAGATAAATATAAGTTTGCTCTTGCTGCTTATAACGCAGGACTTGGAAGAGTTATAGATGCAATGACGATTACTGCTTATCAGGGTCTTGATTATAATAAATGGGAGAACGTGAAAGAAAATTATAAATATCTTGCGTCGGGCAATGACAGCATTCACGCGGCAGTCTGGCCTAAATCGCAGCGTCCTCCTTATGGAATTCTGAATAACTGGAAAGAGCCGTATAATTATGTCGAGAGCATTAGTTATTATTATGACCAGTATAAAAATATGTTTGCATCGAACCTCAAAGAACAACCAAAGAAAAAATCGAAAAAGAAAAAATCTAAATGA
- a CDS encoding sigma-70 family RNA polymerase sigma factor translates to MTGPILNTDSDDSVLIDEFKNGNVNAFNILVRKYQKRIYWVIRKIVIDHDDANDLTQEVFIKLHSSINEFRGDSKFFTYIYRIAVNYSINHINKNKKINSRKADLEIEGFKIASTDKISDEKFDDKINTKYLEQAISTLPEQQRVVFNLRFYENLNYEEIASITKKSVGGMKANYFHAVKKIQEFIKKKNL, encoded by the coding sequence TTGACCGGTCCAATTTTAAATACGGATTCTGATGATTCGGTGTTAATTGATGAATTTAAAAACGGTAATGTTAATGCTTTTAATATTTTAGTCAGAAAGTACCAGAAAAGAATTTACTGGGTAATAAGAAAAATTGTTATTGACCACGATGATGCTAATGATTTGACACAGGAGGTTTTCATAAAGCTTCATAGCTCGATTAACGAGTTCAGAGGCGATTCAAAGTTCTTTACATATATTTACAGAATTGCAGTTAACTATTCGATTAATCATATTAATAAAAATAAAAAGATTAATTCGAGAAAAGCCGACTTGGAGATAGAAGGTTTCAAAATTGCTTCAACTGATAAAATTTCTGATGAAAAATTCGATGACAAGATAAATACAAAATACCTTGAGCAGGCAATCTCAACTTTGCCCGAACAGCAGCGTGTTGTGTTTAACTTACGGTTTTACGAAAACCTGAACTATGAAGAGATTGCAAGCATCACAAAAAAATCAGTCGGAGGAATGAAAGCCAATTATTTCCATGCGGTAAAAAAAATACAGGAGTTTATTAAGAAAAAAAATTTGTAA
- the ileS gene encoding isoleucine--tRNA ligase produces the protein MFKNLPENINLPQLETEIIQFWKENDIFNKSVNSRPENKRFTFYEGPPTANGLPGIHHVISRSVKDIMCRYKTMQGFRVYRKAGWDTHGLPVEIEVEKKLGIKSKSEIEEFGVVAFNNACKDSIFTYRSEWEKLTERMGYWIDLSIAYVTYHNEYIESVWWALKKFFDDDLIYKGYKIIPFCPVCESSLSSHEVAQGYEDLKDPSVYVKFKITSGKYKDSDFLVWTTTPWTLPSNAALSVNPEFTYVLIETEKNDKLILAKERLSAIKEEYKVLEEINGVDLEYTDYEPLFNYFKPENKTWFVTLGDFVTMEDGSGIVHIAPAFGEDDYQIGLKYKLPVFQAVGTNGRFKDFATDYAGKNFKEADQDIMNDLKSRGRLYRKEMFVHSYPHCWRHHVPLMYYATDTWFIRTTDFKNEMIKNNKKVHWHPEEFGVGRFGNWLEENRDWALSRNRFWGTPLPVWYYLDDEGKPYYECIGSLDELKSKAVNFDEVYPDGKLDLHKPFIDDLILKSQDGKEMKRVTEVIDCWFDSGSMPFAQHHYPFENKELFENNFPADFIAEGLDQTRGWFYSLHAISTFLFKTPAYKNLIVNGLILDKTGKKMSKSIGNVVNPFEMMDKYGADVLRWYLISSSPIGKSKLFNEDDLIDVKNKFFDTLINTYKFFVIYANLNGFKYDNSQRTDVKDRNEIDRWIISRFNTLKRDYFDLMDGYDITKASRIVAEFTLDELSNWYVRRNRKRFRNPANEKDKQYVFQTLYEVFIELIKMTAPFSPFLAEKLYLNLSDNFESIHLSEFTLIDENSINRELEEEMYLAQRVVSLVRAMRVKNNLKIRQPLKQILIPVLNSNLKNKLTKVKNIILEEVNIKELNLIEGDSDIIIKKAKPDFKVIGPKYGKDVKTVQKSINSLSNDEIKEIELNGYLEKDNFKIHLEDIEIYTEKIEGWIVESENDITVALDTRLDDSLLEEGYVREFINKIQNFRKNNDFAVNDKIILNLKSSDYLIGIINKNIDYIKSETSITDITSVVNVNGEKLESAEVNNELIEFSIKKV, from the coding sequence ATGTTCAAAAATCTACCGGAAAATATAAATTTACCTCAATTAGAGACCGAAATCATACAATTTTGGAAAGAAAATGATATTTTCAACAAAAGCGTCAACTCACGCCCGGAAAATAAACGTTTCACATTTTATGAAGGTCCTCCGACTGCTAATGGTCTTCCGGGCATTCACCATGTAATTTCGCGCTCAGTCAAAGACATTATGTGCCGTTATAAGACGATGCAGGGCTTCCGTGTCTATCGAAAAGCCGGCTGGGATACTCACGGCTTGCCTGTGGAAATCGAAGTCGAGAAAAAGCTTGGCATAAAATCGAAAAGCGAAATCGAAGAGTTCGGTGTTGTTGCTTTCAACAACGCCTGCAAAGATTCAATTTTTACCTACCGCTCCGAATGGGAAAAGCTCACAGAGAGAATGGGTTACTGGATTGATTTATCTATTGCTTACGTAACCTACCATAATGAATACATTGAATCTGTCTGGTGGGCGTTAAAAAAGTTTTTTGATGATGATTTAATCTATAAAGGATATAAAATAATTCCTTTCTGTCCTGTATGTGAATCTTCGCTTTCATCACACGAAGTTGCGCAGGGCTATGAAGATTTAAAAGACCCCTCTGTTTATGTGAAGTTTAAAATAACTTCAGGTAAATATAAAGACAGTGATTTCCTTGTTTGGACAACAACTCCATGGACACTGCCATCAAATGCTGCGCTTTCTGTAAATCCTGAATTCACTTATGTCTTAATCGAAACAGAAAAAAACGATAAGCTCATTCTTGCAAAAGAAAGATTAAGTGCCATAAAAGAAGAATACAAAGTTTTAGAAGAAATAAATGGCGTTGATTTAGAATATACAGACTACGAACCGTTGTTTAATTACTTCAAGCCCGAGAACAAAACGTGGTTTGTAACGCTTGGTGACTTCGTAACAATGGAAGACGGTTCAGGAATAGTTCACATTGCTCCTGCATTCGGTGAAGATGATTATCAGATTGGATTAAAATATAAGCTACCTGTATTTCAGGCAGTCGGCACAAACGGACGTTTCAAAGATTTTGCAACAGATTACGCAGGCAAGAACTTCAAAGAAGCCGACCAGGATATTATGAACGACCTTAAATCACGTGGTCGTTTATACCGAAAAGAAATGTTTGTTCACAGCTATCCGCATTGCTGGAGACACCACGTTCCGCTTATGTACTATGCTACCGATACCTGGTTTATCCGCACTACCGATTTCAAAAACGAGATGATAAAGAACAATAAAAAAGTTCATTGGCATCCCGAAGAATTTGGCGTAGGACGTTTCGGAAACTGGCTTGAAGAAAACCGTGATTGGGCTTTATCACGAAACCGCTTCTGGGGAACTCCCCTTCCGGTTTGGTATTATCTGGATGATGAGGGCAAACCTTATTATGAATGTATCGGCAGTCTTGACGAATTAAAATCAAAAGCTGTCAACTTCGATGAAGTTTATCCTGACGGCAAGCTTGACTTGCATAAGCCGTTCATTGACGACCTAATTTTAAAATCCCAAGACGGCAAAGAAATGAAACGCGTCACAGAGGTAATCGACTGCTGGTTTGACAGCGGCTCAATGCCTTTTGCACAGCATCATTACCCTTTCGAGAACAAAGAGTTATTCGAAAACAACTTCCCTGCTGATTTCATCGCGGAAGGTCTCGACCAGACACGCGGATGGTTTTATTCTCTTCATGCAATCTCGACTTTTCTGTTCAAGACACCTGCTTATAAGAATTTAATCGTCAATGGTTTAATTCTCGATAAGACCGGCAAAAAAATGAGCAAGTCTATCGGCAACGTGGTCAATCCGTTTGAGATGATGGATAAATACGGAGCTGATGTTTTAAGATGGTATCTCATTTCATCTTCACCAATCGGAAAATCAAAACTTTTCAATGAAGACGATTTAATCGATGTAAAAAATAAATTTTTTGATACGCTTATAAATACTTATAAGTTTTTTGTTATCTATGCAAACCTGAACGGATTTAAGTACGATAATTCTCAAAGAACCGATGTAAAAGATAGAAATGAAATCGACAGATGGATAATTTCACGTTTTAATACCTTAAAACGCGATTACTTTGATTTAATGGATGGTTACGATATAACCAAAGCATCCCGAATTGTAGCGGAGTTCACTCTCGATGAACTTTCCAACTGGTATGTGCGTAGAAACAGAAAACGGTTTAGAAATCCTGCAAACGAAAAGGATAAGCAGTACGTTTTCCAGACTTTATATGAAGTTTTCATTGAATTGATAAAGATGACCGCGCCTTTCTCCCCTTTTTTGGCAGAGAAATTATACCTAAATTTGTCGGATAATTTTGAGTCAATTCATCTTTCGGAATTCACTCTTATAGATGAAAACTCAATCAATCGCGAGCTTGAAGAAGAAATGTATCTTGCACAAAGAGTCGTTTCTCTTGTTCGTGCGATGCGAGTAAAAAATAACTTGAAGATTCGACAGCCGTTGAAACAGATTTTAATTCCTGTTCTAAACAGTAACTTAAAAAACAAGCTGACGAAAGTTAAAAATATAATTCTTGAAGAAGTAAATATTAAGGAACTTAATCTAATCGAAGGCGATTCTGATATTATCATCAAGAAAGCCAAGCCCGACTTTAAAGTCATAGGTCCTAAATACGGAAAAGATGTTAAGACGGTGCAGAAGTCGATTAACAGCTTAAGCAATGATGAAATAAAAGAAATTGAGTTGAATGGTTACTTAGAAAAAGATAATTTCAAAATCCATCTCGAGGACATCGAAATTTACACCGAGAAAATCGAAGGATGGATTGTTGAATCTGAAAACGACATAACCGTTGCGCTCGATACACGGCTTGATGATTCCCTTCTTGAAGAAGGATATGTTCGTGAGTTTATTAACAAAATACAAAATTTTAGAAAGAACAATGATTTCGCAGTAAACGATAAGATTATTTTAAATTTAAAATCATCTGATTATCTTATCGGAATCATAAATAAAAATATTGATTACATTAAATCGGAAACTTCCATTACTGATATTACATCGGTTGTTAATGTAAACGGAGAAAAGTTAGAGTCTGCAGAAGTTAATAATGAGTTAATTGAGTTTTCAATAAAAAAAGTATAA